The genomic segment GTTGTGGTGGTGCAGCCCCAGCGACGGATGGAGCCCCGCCGCGCACACCGCACGGCCCATCACCGCGCGCACCACCGCGTAGCCGTAGTTCAGCCAGGCGTTCACGCCCCCGGAAGCGCGGTCCCGCGTGAACCCGTTCGCTCCGAAGAGAAACCGCCAATACTTGCGCGCCGCCTCCCCTTCCACGTTGCCCGGGTCGCCGGAGCGCACGCGCGCGGCCATGCCCTCCAGCCCGTGGCCGTGCCCCCGCACAAGGGACAACGCCCAGGCCTGGTTCACGAGCTTCATCTGCACAACATACTTCCAGGCCTGCTTGCGCAAGGGCGCGGAAGCCTCCGCCTGGGCCGCTATCCGCTCCGTCTGCACGCTGTTGCCCGCAAGCGGCAGCATCATCCCCACGGGCATGTGCCGCTCGTCGCAGGCCACATAGACCCCGCCGCTGGCGGACAACCCGGCCAACACGCCGTGCGTGAACACCACGCGCCCGTGGGACACCAGAAGCGCGCCCACCTCCGCCAAAGGCACCCGCGCCTCGGGACCGCCCTCCACCCGCACGCAGAGAAGACCGTCCTCCACGTTCAGCCGGGCCGGGCGGTCCCCGATGTCCAGGATGCGGTTCACGTGTTGTCCCGACGCACTTCGCCAAGCGGCGTCACCGTGACCTTTCGGTAACTTCCATCACCCATTTGACTGACAAATGGCCTTCTTACGTTCTTATCGATGTAAATTTCCTTTTCCGGCCTGGCATCCTGGAGCGGAGTCATCCGGATACGCGGACGACCACCGTCGGTGGTCACTGTTCGCACACGCCACAACGTCTCCACACTTCCTTCCATGATAGCCACCACATCCCCGCTCGTCAGCGTGAACAGGAACCGCCCCCCATCGGGGCGCTCCCGGCGCACCACCGGCTCCTTGCGCCCGGCGCGGCGCTTGGCCTCGAAGCGCGTCACCACCTCGCCCACCCACACGGGGCGCCCCTTCCTGTCCACGGTCTCGAACACGGCCATGTGGTGGTTGCCGCCGGTCATGGCCAGACGCGCGCGGTCCCCCTGGCCGATCCGCTCCGGCGTGCCCTTCACCAGCACGCGCACCCTGCGCACGGGCGTGCCCCCCAGCCGCTCCACGCACACCGGATTCGCGCCGTCGGAAAAAGCCTTGACGGGCTCCTTGATGCCAAGCTCCGCCAGCTTCGCCTGCACCAGGGACCGGATGAGCGGATCGACGATCTGCCCCACTTCGGTGGCGCTCAACTTTTCCAGCGCCTTGCGCACCGTCACCCGGCCGCCCTTGAGGGAATAGAAGGTCTGGTCGTGCAGCGCGCCGTTCACGCCGCGCCGGGGCCGCAACGACACGTTCACCCCCAACACGCGCGCCCGCACGTCCTCCAGAAACCCGGACCACGGCGGGGAAAGCGGTGCGCGCGCAATGCG from the Fundidesulfovibrio magnetotacticus genome contains:
- the cas1 gene encoding type II CRISPR-associated endonuclease Cas1, with product MNRILDIGDRPARLNVEDGLLCVRVEGGPEARVPLAEVGALLVSHGRVVFTHGVLAGLSASGGVYVACDERHMPVGMMLPLAGNSVQTERIAAQAEASAPLRKQAWKYVVQMKLVNQAWALSLVRGHGHGLEGMAARVRSGDPGNVEGEAARKYWRFLFGANGFTRDRASGGVNAWLNYGYAVVRAVMGRAVCAAGLHPSLGLHHHNRYDAFCLVSDLMEPYRPLVDVCAAGMAAAHGTERELGKELKRELLEFLNQDFLVEGERRELFSLCAQTARSLGELYCGQRNRMFLPRFEGLGGVP